In the genome of Perca fluviatilis chromosome 4, GENO_Pfluv_1.0, whole genome shotgun sequence, one region contains:
- the tomm6 gene encoding mitochondrial import receptor subunit TOM6 homolog, with translation MSGANGKKGPSSGVMEWIGSACRFATDRNDFRRNLLVNLGLFAAGVWVARNLSDFDLMSPQPVT, from the exons ATGAGCGGGGCGAACGGTAAAAAGGGTCCTTCCTCCGGTGTGATGGAGTGGATCGGTTCAGCGTGTCGATTTGCAACGGACAGAAACGACTTCAGAAG GAATCTTCTGGTCAACCTGGGCTTGTTTGCAGCGGGTGTCTGGGTTGCAAGAAATCTCTCCGATTTTGATCTGATGTCTCCTCAGCCCGTAACATAA
- the c4h1orf74 gene encoding UPF0739 protein C1orf74 homolog, with protein MCDVISAAMSAQELFVAAARKCLSAGRKSLSVPQSLDLAVQVLALDLGLKPALLYDSNGAGADQVQQYLSSLQSSQLVSKSLLTLDLNGNTLIINPLTVRSNVEQLVHDNNVAFIDVCHSLEKPTIAGLLRGELKSMTHDLQLLLRGVEQLKEAEKPHYVGEKSEEWNLCTAFGILLGFPVTYWFDQTKSFENCLSMTPLMVTTASATWQADTAGHRCCLYSFSVPAVLLKAVQSNLENWKLCLQERFQQQNVLKDLTVCQSTVTLPSVCL; from the coding sequence ATGTGTGATGTGATTTCTGCAGCTATGTCCGCTCAGGAGCTCTTTGTTGCTGCAGCTCGTAAAtgtctatctgctggtagaaaatCTCTTTCCGTCCCTCAGAGTCTGGATCTGGCTGTTCAGGTCTTAGCTCTTGATTTGGGATTGAAACCGGCTTTATTGTACGATAGCAACGGTGCCGGTGCAGATCAGGTGCAACAGTATTTGAGCTCTTTGCAGTCTTCCCAGCTTGTGTCTAAGTCACTTCTCACACTGGATTTAAATGGAAACACTCTTATTATTAATCCACTTACAGTCAGATCAAATGTAGAACAGCTGGTTCATGATAACAACGTGGCTTTTATTGATGTCTGCCACTCACTGGAGAAGCCAACCATCGCTGGCCTGCTCAGAGGAGAGCTGAAGAGCATGACACACGATTTACAGCTTCTCCTGAGAGGGGTTGAACAACTGAAGGAGGCTGAGAAACCTCATTATGTTGGAGAGAAGTCAGAGGAGTGGAACCTGTGCACAGCGTTTGGTATTTTATTGGGTTTCCCCGTCACTTACTGGTTCGATCAGAccaagagttttgaaaactgtctGTCTATGACTCCCCTGATGGTGACTACAGCTTCAGCAACATGGCAGGCAGACACCGCAGGTCACAGATGTTGTTTGTACTCCTTCAGCGTCCCGGCTGTTCTGCTTAAAGCGGTGCAGTCCAACCTGGAAAACTGGAAGCTTTGTTTACAAGAAAGATTTCAGCAGCAAAATGTCCTAAAGGATCTTACAGTTTGTCAATCCACAGTCACTCTGCCCTCAGTCTGTTTGTAA
- the LOC120557385 gene encoding ubiquinol-cytochrome-c reductase complex assembly factor 2, whose amino-acid sequence MSATRYRRFLKLCEEWPRDEAKKARDLGTFLRQRVASAFREGENTQISDPEKCDHMYESLVRINDNFYRQRFPRVRDTSFTGVTVEECKLLLSGNVQQMDEEKKGLWKTLMERFSKSPEDVPEKAPEK is encoded by the exons ATGTCTGCCACCAGGTACCGTCGGTTCCTAAAGCTGTGTGAGGAATGGCCCCGGGACGAGGCCAAGAAAGCACGGGATTTGGGGACATTTCTCCGGCAGAGAGTAGCTTCAGCCTTCCGTGAGGGTGAAAACACACAG ATCTCAGATCCAGAGAAGTGCGACCACATGTATGAAAGTTTGGTCCGCATTAATGACAACTTCTACAGACAACGG TTTCCTCGCGTAAGAGACACAAGCTTTACTGGAGTTACAGTGGAAGAGTGTAAATTGCTTTTGTCAG GGAATGTGCAACAGATGGACGAGGAAAAAAAGGGTTTGTGGAAAACATTAATGGAGAGATTCTCCAAATCACCAGAAGACGTTCCAGAGAAAGCTCctgaaaaataa
- the frs3 gene encoding fibroblast growth factor receptor substrate 2 isoform X2 encodes MGSCWSCLYRDPVRDNHLTKFKVTNVDDEGNELGSGIMELTQTELILHTRKRDAIRWPYLCLRRYGYDSNLFSFESGRRCQTGQGIFAFKCSRAEEIFNLLQELMQCNSINVVEESMMMSRSGHTPEMEMSRTPQTPNTPAFPVQAFPNGYPGYPIRGDSSQPSLADDQGHSLMGLEDQTHTYVNTVSMEGDLSMRHCVHSLPEVRPSSFPETTRGAMPVGGQGNPQPNLRCCPLEEHNDPQVFLKPSSQEVKFMLGPTPAQRHLLERERERERERHAHNPHSLQPVEGATGSETEGDEPSMHLCNSHSYHHFHHHTHRHPGLEHPDSCQSGELTYENINGLRSGRKQRLSPSSVSQSVGSSSSSSTGDSHTHSLMHPHALGPSSLPLQGYACERGMGGGHRRTALLNYENLPSLPPVWEYRALQRDDEQEEEDDEQDEEEYEEEEEDFDEYEFSEGPGTPNGYHQDGRGIHRDALQNYVNTEQVQPPRLRHACPPHPRPCQPDRGGRIFSFDFRRRSRSGVGGCEHGHMPPSRQLNYIQVDLEGEPPCQAISSGGAQTQPQHQRLPPKKCGPQASRRSECYAVIDLKKTAAMSNLQKALPRDDGTSRKTRHNSTDLPL; translated from the exons ATGGGGAGCTGTTGGAGCTGTCTGTACAGAGACCCCGTCCGAGACAACCATCTTACTAAATTTAAA GTCACCAATGTGGACGATGAAGGCAACGAGCTGGGCTCTGGGATCATGGAGCTCACCCAGACCGAGCTCATTCTTCACACACGCAAGAGAGACGCCATCCGGTGGCCGTATCTCTGCCTGCGCCGCTACGGCTACGACTCCAACCTGTTTTCTTTTGAGAGCGGTCGTCGCTGTCAGACTGGGCAGG GAATCTTTGCATTCAAGTGTTCCCGGGCAGAAGAGATCTTCAATCTGCTTCAGGAGCTGATGCAATGTAACAGCATCAACGTGGTGGAAGAGTCAATGATGATGAGTCGCAGTGGTCACACACCAGAGATGGAAATGTCTCGCACACCACAGACTCCCAACa CTCCAGCATTCCCTGTCCAGGCTTTTCCCAATGGATACCCTGGTTATCCAATCAGAGGTGATTCCTCCCAACCCTCTCTTGCTGATGATCAAGGACATAGCCTCATGGGTTTGGAAGACCAG ACCCACACCTATGTAAATACTGTTAGTATGGAGGGGGATCTCTCTATGCGTCACTGTGTGCACTCCCTGCCTGAGGTGCGGCCCAGCTCTTTCCCTGAAACAACACGGGGAGCCATGCCTGTCGGGGGCCAAGGAAATCCGCAGCCCAACCTGCGGTGCTGTCCCTTGGAGGAGCATAACGATCCTCAGGTGTTCTTAAAGCCGTCCTCACAGGAGGTCAAATTCATGCTGGGCCCCACTCCGGCACAACGCCAtctgctggagagagagagggagagagagagggagaggcatGCGCACAATCCTCACAGCCTTCAGCCAGTAGAGGGTGCAACAGGCTCAGAGACGGAGGGAGACGAGCCCTCCATGCATCTGTGCAACTCTCACTCCTATCATCATTTCCATCACCACACGCACCGGCATCCGGGCCTCGAGCATCCGGACAGCTGCCAGAGTGGCGAACTCACCTATGAGAACATCAACGGGCTGAGGAGCGGCCGGAAGCAGCGGCTGAGCCCCAGCAGTGTGTCGCAGTCTGTGGGttcaagcagcagcagcagcactgggGACAGTCACACCCACTCCCTCATGCACCCACACGCCCTCGGCCCGTCGTCTCTACCCCTGCAGGGCTACGCCTGCGAGAGGGGCATGGGTGGAGGTCATCGTCGGACAGCTCTGCTTAACTACGAGAACCTGCCCTCTCTGCCGCCGGTGTGGGAGTACAGAGCTCTGCAGCGGGATGACgaacaggaagaggaagacgatgagcaggatgaggaggaatatgaggaagaagaggaagacttTGATGAGTACGAGTTCTCAGAAGGCCCTGGGACACCCAACGGGTACCACCAGGATGGTCGGGGCATCCACAGAGATGCCTTGCAGAACTATGTCAACACAGAGCAGGTCCAGCCGCCCCGGCTCCGACACGCCTGCCCTCCGCATCCACGGCCGTGTCAGCCAGACAGAGGGGGGCGAATATTTAGCTTTGATTTCCGCAGACGATCAAGGTCAGGGGTTGGAGGCTGTGAGCACGGCCACATGCCTCCATCGCGGCAGCTGAATTACATCCAGGTGGACCTAGAGGGAGAACCTCCCTGCCAAGCCATCAGCAGCGGGGGTGCCCAGACCCAGCCACAGCACCAGCGCCTACCACCCAAAAAATGTGGCCCACAGGCATCCCGGCGTAGTGAATGCTACGCAGTCATTGACCTAAAGAAGACCGCTGCCATGTCCAACCTGCAGAAAGCTCTGCCCAGGGATGATGGGACTTCCAGAAAGACTCGCCACAACAGCACAGACCTGCCTCTGTAA
- the sirt4 gene encoding NAD-dependent protein lipoamidase sirtuin-4, mitochondrial has translation MTLPRRILAMHTAPVRRASSVPAGMVSFVPACSTTDAHSLELLQGFVSRASRLFVISGAGLSTESGIPDYRSEGVGLYARTDRRPMQYAEFVRSAKSRQRYWARNFLGWPQFSTHQPNSAHKALQRWEERGKLHWLVTQNVDALHSKAGQKRLTELHGCAHRVMCLGCGAISAREELQTRFVALNPDWRAQAGGVAPDGDVFIEDEQVLHFRVPSCEQCGGILKPEVTFFGDSVNKATVQFVHDRLGESDAVLVAGSSLQVYSGYRFLLAARDLKISVAIVNIGPTRADHLAELKVSGRCGEVLPVVQPL, from the exons ATGACATTGCCACGGCGGATCCTTGCAATGCACACAGCACCTGTAAGGAGGGCATCCTCAGTCCCTGCAGGTATGGTGAGTTTTGTACCCGCCTGCAGCACCACTGATGCCCACTCCCTGGAGCTGCTGCAGGGCTTTGTGTCCCGAGCCAGTCGCCTGTTCGTTATCAGTGGAGCTGGACTCTCCACGGAGTCAGGAATCCCTGATTACCGCTCAGAGGGCGTCGGGCTGTATGCTCGCACTGACCGACGACCCATGCAGTATGCGGAGTTTGTCCGCAGTGCAAAGTCCCGTCAGCGCTACTGGGCCAGAAACTTTCTCGGGTGGCCACAGTTCTCCACCCATCAGCCGAACTCTGCACACAAGGCCCTGCAGcggtgggaggagagaggcaagcTGCACTGGCTGGTGACACAGAATGTGGATGCTCTTCATTCAAAGGCGGGACAGAAAAGACTGACTGAGCTCCACGGCTGCGCTCACAG GGTGATGTGTCTTGGCTGTGGTGCCATCTCAGCGAGGGAGGAGCTCCAGACACGATTTGTAGCACTAAACCCAGACTGGAGAGCGCAGGCGGGCGGCGTGGCTCCGGACGGTGATGTCTTCATAGAGGACGAGCAGGTCCTCCATTTCAGAGTTCCCTCCTGTGAGCAATGTGGAGGAATACTGAAGCCTGAGGTCACATTTTTTGGAGACTCTGTGAACAAAGCGACGGTACAGTTTGTGCACGACAGACTGGGAGAGTCTGATGCGGTTCTAGTCGCAGGGTCATCGTTACAG GTATATTCAGGATACAGGTTTTTACTGGCAGCGCGTGATCTTAAAATCTCAGTTGCCATCGTGAACATTGGGCCCACGAGGGCAGATCACCTGGCTGAGCTGAAAGTGAGCGGCCGCTGCGGTGAAGTGCTGCCAGTCGTTCAACCTCTCTGA
- the tspo gene encoding translocator protein, with amino-acid sequence MWLPMLGMTALPHLGGLVGGYITRQQVKTWYPTLKKPSWRPPNAAFPVVWTCLYTGMGYGSYLVWKELGGFTEDALVPLGLYGLQLALNWTWTPIFFGAHKLKLALMEIVLLTGTVAATMVSWYPINRTATLLMAPYLSWLCLATSLNYCIWRDNSEEKEE; translated from the exons ATGTGGCTGCCTATGCTTGGGATGACTGCCCTGCCGCACCTGGGAGGGCTCGTTGGCGGTTACATCACACGCCAACAGGTAAAGACCTGGTACCCGACCCTGAAGAAACCATCATGGCGCCCACCAAATGCAGCATTCCCTGTCGTGTGGACCTGTCTGTATACAGGCATGGG GTATGGCTCCTACCTGGTCTGGAAAGAGCTGGGAGGTTTCACTGAGGATGCACTGGTTCCACTGGGACTTTATGGGCTGCAGCTAGCACTGAACTGGACCTGGACTCCTATCTTCTTTGGCGCACACAAGCTGAAATTG GCACTCATGGAAATTGTTCTTCTCACGGGTACCGTCGCAGCCACCATGGTGTCTTGGTATCCCATCAACCGCACTGCCACACTGCTGATGGCACCCTACCTGTCCTGGCTGTGCCTCGCCACCTCTCTCAACTACTGCATATGGAGGGACAAcagtgaggagaaagaagagtAG
- the frs3 gene encoding fibroblast growth factor receptor substrate 2 isoform X1 has translation MTGFSWPAEAMGSCWSCLYRDPVRDNHLTKFKVTNVDDEGNELGSGIMELTQTELILHTRKRDAIRWPYLCLRRYGYDSNLFSFESGRRCQTGQGIFAFKCSRAEEIFNLLQELMQCNSINVVEESMMMSRSGHTPEMEMSRTPQTPNTPAFPVQAFPNGYPGYPIRGDSSQPSLADDQGHSLMGLEDQTHTYVNTVSMEGDLSMRHCVHSLPEVRPSSFPETTRGAMPVGGQGNPQPNLRCCPLEEHNDPQVFLKPSSQEVKFMLGPTPAQRHLLERERERERERHAHNPHSLQPVEGATGSETEGDEPSMHLCNSHSYHHFHHHTHRHPGLEHPDSCQSGELTYENINGLRSGRKQRLSPSSVSQSVGSSSSSSTGDSHTHSLMHPHALGPSSLPLQGYACERGMGGGHRRTALLNYENLPSLPPVWEYRALQRDDEQEEEDDEQDEEEYEEEEEDFDEYEFSEGPGTPNGYHQDGRGIHRDALQNYVNTEQVQPPRLRHACPPHPRPCQPDRGGRIFSFDFRRRSRSGVGGCEHGHMPPSRQLNYIQVDLEGEPPCQAISSGGAQTQPQHQRLPPKKCGPQASRRSECYAVIDLKKTAAMSNLQKALPRDDGTSRKTRHNSTDLPL, from the exons ATGACAGGTTTCAGCTGGCCTGCTGAAGCTATGGGGAGCTGTTGGAGCTGTCTGTACAGAGACCCCGTCCGAGACAACCATCTTACTAAATTTAAA GTCACCAATGTGGACGATGAAGGCAACGAGCTGGGCTCTGGGATCATGGAGCTCACCCAGACCGAGCTCATTCTTCACACACGCAAGAGAGACGCCATCCGGTGGCCGTATCTCTGCCTGCGCCGCTACGGCTACGACTCCAACCTGTTTTCTTTTGAGAGCGGTCGTCGCTGTCAGACTGGGCAGG GAATCTTTGCATTCAAGTGTTCCCGGGCAGAAGAGATCTTCAATCTGCTTCAGGAGCTGATGCAATGTAACAGCATCAACGTGGTGGAAGAGTCAATGATGATGAGTCGCAGTGGTCACACACCAGAGATGGAAATGTCTCGCACACCACAGACTCCCAACa CTCCAGCATTCCCTGTCCAGGCTTTTCCCAATGGATACCCTGGTTATCCAATCAGAGGTGATTCCTCCCAACCCTCTCTTGCTGATGATCAAGGACATAGCCTCATGGGTTTGGAAGACCAG ACCCACACCTATGTAAATACTGTTAGTATGGAGGGGGATCTCTCTATGCGTCACTGTGTGCACTCCCTGCCTGAGGTGCGGCCCAGCTCTTTCCCTGAAACAACACGGGGAGCCATGCCTGTCGGGGGCCAAGGAAATCCGCAGCCCAACCTGCGGTGCTGTCCCTTGGAGGAGCATAACGATCCTCAGGTGTTCTTAAAGCCGTCCTCACAGGAGGTCAAATTCATGCTGGGCCCCACTCCGGCACAACGCCAtctgctggagagagagagggagagagagagggagaggcatGCGCACAATCCTCACAGCCTTCAGCCAGTAGAGGGTGCAACAGGCTCAGAGACGGAGGGAGACGAGCCCTCCATGCATCTGTGCAACTCTCACTCCTATCATCATTTCCATCACCACACGCACCGGCATCCGGGCCTCGAGCATCCGGACAGCTGCCAGAGTGGCGAACTCACCTATGAGAACATCAACGGGCTGAGGAGCGGCCGGAAGCAGCGGCTGAGCCCCAGCAGTGTGTCGCAGTCTGTGGGttcaagcagcagcagcagcactgggGACAGTCACACCCACTCCCTCATGCACCCACACGCCCTCGGCCCGTCGTCTCTACCCCTGCAGGGCTACGCCTGCGAGAGGGGCATGGGTGGAGGTCATCGTCGGACAGCTCTGCTTAACTACGAGAACCTGCCCTCTCTGCCGCCGGTGTGGGAGTACAGAGCTCTGCAGCGGGATGACgaacaggaagaggaagacgatgagcaggatgaggaggaatatgaggaagaagaggaagacttTGATGAGTACGAGTTCTCAGAAGGCCCTGGGACACCCAACGGGTACCACCAGGATGGTCGGGGCATCCACAGAGATGCCTTGCAGAACTATGTCAACACAGAGCAGGTCCAGCCGCCCCGGCTCCGACACGCCTGCCCTCCGCATCCACGGCCGTGTCAGCCAGACAGAGGGGGGCGAATATTTAGCTTTGATTTCCGCAGACGATCAAGGTCAGGGGTTGGAGGCTGTGAGCACGGCCACATGCCTCCATCGCGGCAGCTGAATTACATCCAGGTGGACCTAGAGGGAGAACCTCCCTGCCAAGCCATCAGCAGCGGGGGTGCCCAGACCCAGCCACAGCACCAGCGCCTACCACCCAAAAAATGTGGCCCACAGGCATCCCGGCGTAGTGAATGCTACGCAGTCATTGACCTAAAGAAGACCGCTGCCATGTCCAACCTGCAGAAAGCTCTGCCCAGGGATGATGGGACTTCCAGAAAGACTCGCCACAACAGCACAGACCTGCCTCTGTAA